ATCCCAGGGCTAAATCCGACAAAATTCTGCTGTATCCTTCCATCCTTATTGAGTATAAAGAGAGAAGGTATTCCCCTGACTCCGTATTTCCTTGTGATAGATTCATCAGCCATGAGAATGGGATAGGACATTTTATAAGCCTCCTTGAATGCCTTTACTATGTTAGGGCCTCCCGCATCTACAGAAAGACCGAGGATTACAACACCATTGTTTTTATATTTTTCATAAAGGCTATTTAAGTCAGGGACAGATTCCTTACATGGTGGACACCATGTCGCCCAGAAATCTATCAACACAACCTTCCCTTTGAAATCATCGAGGCTGACCTTCTTTCCGTCAAGGTCTTTAAGTATAAATGGAGGTGCTAAATCTCCGAGCTTTGGTGGGGGTGGGTTTTTCTTTTCACATCCAAGAACTACGAATATCCCGATGAGTATAAATAAGAGAGCTGAACGGTGAACGGACAACGATGAATTAAAAACGAAATTGGTTCTACGCATCTGTTTTATTGAGTAAGGAGTCTATTTTTGACTTAAGTTGACTTTTCGGAACAGCCCCTATAACCTGATCTACTGCCTTACCATCCTTAAAAAAGAGCAGTGCAGGAATTCCCATTATCTTATATCTGCTTGCAAGTTCAGGACTTTCATCTGTGTTAACCTTTGCGACCTTCAATCTTCCACTGTACTCTGTTGCGATCTCTTCGACAATTGGAGCTATCATACGGCATGGTCCGCACCAGTTAGCCCAGAAATCTACCATAACTAAAATATCTGAATTAAGCACCTCCTTTTCCCATGAACTGGTTTCTACTTTAACAGTTAAATCTCCCATCTATGAAACCTCCTCTCAAAACTTTTTTGCATTATAATTTAAGG
This DNA window, taken from Nitrospirota bacterium, encodes the following:
- a CDS encoding TlpA disulfide reductase family protein; its protein translation is MRRTNFVFNSSLSVHRSALLFILIGIFVVLGCEKKNPPPPKLGDLAPPFILKDLDGKKVSLDDFKGKVVLIDFWATWCPPCKESVPDLNSLYEKYKNNGVVILGLSVDAGGPNIVKAFKEAYKMSYPILMADESITRKYGVRGIPSLFILNKDGRIQQNFVGFSPGMTAMIEKKIKELL
- the trxA gene encoding thioredoxin, whose protein sequence is MGDLTVKVETSSWEKEVLNSDILVMVDFWANWCGPCRMIAPIVEEIATEYSGRLKVAKVNTDESPELASRYKIMGIPALLFFKDGKAVDQVIGAVPKSQLKSKIDSLLNKTDA